Genomic window (Nitrospirales bacterium LBB_01):
AGACATATTCCTTTTTAACTGCAAACAATACGAGCCTTGTGCAAGAGTATATGAAAGAATATAATATAAAGACGCCGCAGGAGATATTCTCCCCAAGTGGAACGGCAAGTGCTTACGATTTGGTTTACCTATTGGCTGAGGCCATCAAGCAGGCGGCAGCGATTGACAGAGAGTTAGTGCGGAATGCTTTGGAAAATATTGTGCATTTTGAGGGACTTTCTAAGACACATTCACCGCCGTTTACGAAAGACAGACACGATGCACTGGATGAAAGCGCTTATTTTATGGCTGTGTATGACAGTAATGGGGTTATAGTTCCAATCCATGAAGACAAAAAATGATTGAAGAAATGTTCGGTAAAAGCATCAAAACCAGACTGCTGGTCAGATTTGCTGCACTTGTTATAGTGTTGATGGTTTTGACAATATCTACCGTAGCTACACTGTTAACAGACACACTGTTACAGGAGGCAAGTAACGACATTGCGGCATACAATACCCAATGTCTGGATAACTTTGAACAGCATATAAATATGATGTTTGATGCGATAAAAAATTTAAGTAAAAACACTCTCGTGATTAACGCCTTAATAGACCCTGGTGAACGCTCTAACAATTTGTCCAAAATAGTGGAGACTTTTAAAATTCATGGGGACATCAGCATAGTGGATTTTGCCGGATACACTATTTACACAAATATGAATAAGCCGCCTGAATATTCAAAATTGTTACAAACGAGATTATCGCTTGCAAGCGGCAGCGCAAGTACATTTCTGTCCGATAGGGGTTCAATTGTGTTCATCGTCCCAATAGAGTATTACAGAACGCCGCAGGGGGCGATCATTTTTGAGTCCGATTGTTTGGATTTATTTTTTCGCACAATTCAAAAGGAACGCACATATTTTTACAGGTTTTATGCCGCTGATAAAATGATAAGAGAAGTGAATTTTACAAAAAATGAATCATATATTACATCAAAAAAATCAGCTTCAAGTAGAAATCAAAATCTTGCCAATCTGAGATTTACCTTGGAGGTGGGGCAATTAAAAGCGGTGTATTTACAGGTAGTCTATGATGCGGTCATGAAGTTAAGTATAATAGGCGTCATTTTTCTTTTGGCAGCGCTGTATATAACTAAGAAAATCGGTAACAGCATAGCTGATCCTATTTTAGAGTTATGCAATAAAATTGAGAAGGCGGCAGATAACAAAGAAATCAGATGCAGCCCAACCGGTACCGGCGATGAGTTGGAAACACTTGCCAAAACATTTGATATAAGAACAGACAGTCTCATGGCTGCATATGAAACACTTGAGGACAGGGTGGAGAAAAGGACTGCTGAGCTGGCAAAAGCAAAAGAAGCCGCCGAGGCAGCATCTGTTGCGAAGTCTGCCTTTTTAGCTAATATGAGCCATGAAATAAGAACCCCTATGAACTCTGTTTTGGGATTTTTAGAACTTGTAGCGGAAGACGCTGCTTTAAACGATAAAAACCGGCAATATATTGCAACTGCCGCCGTCTCGGCAAAATCGCTTCTGAGACTTATAAACGATATTTTGGATATAAGTAAACTGGAAAGCGGCAAGGTAGAGTTAGAAACTCAGGTGTTCAATCTTAAGAGGTTAATCAAAAACATAGAAAATTCCTTTGAACATCAGATTACACAAAAGAAGCTTTTTTTCAACTTAAATGTTGATTCCGCTTTGTCGGAGCATTTTATTGGAGATCCATTGCGGTTAACCCAAATAATCAATAATCTTGTCGGTAATGCCGTTAAATTTACAGACCACGGCGGGGTTACTTTAAATGTAACTCCCGCAGAGATTGATAATACAGTAATGTTTTCAATATCCGACACAGGGATTGGAATCCCTGATGATAGAATGGAACATATTTTTGAATCATTTACACAGGCCGACAGTTCTACGACCCGCCGGTTTGGCGGAACCGGTTTGGGTACAACGATATCAAAGCAATTAGTGGCGCTGATGGGAGGCCACATATGGGTGGAAAGCAAAGTTAACAAGGGAAGTACATTTTATTTCACTGTTACATTAAACCCCACAGAACTTGTTGCAAGCGATACCGCCGATATAAAAGAATTAAGAACAAACAGAAAGTTCCGGATATTGGTGGCTGAGGATATAGAGGAAAATCTGACGTTGATTAACATCTGGCTTAGGCGGCAAGGTCACAGGGTTGAGACAGCCCGCAATGGATATGAGGCGGTGGAGCGTTATAAAAACGGCGGGTTTGACATAATTCTAATGGATATGCAAATGCCTGTGATGGACGGTCTTGAAGCAACCGAGCATATCCGCAATATGGAATTGGAAACCGGCAGGCACATTCCTATTATAGCCCTAACGGCAAGCGTCACATCGGATGATAACATGATATATATTGAAAAACAGGTTGATGAGGTAGTGGCAAAGCCGATTGATTTTAAAATTCTGTTTGATACTATGGAAAGATTAATTCAGGGAGATGAGGTGCAGACTGACAACTTGCAGGAGCACTCTGAGACTTTCCATTCAACTGTGATAGATACTCTCAAAGTAATGGATTTATGGGGAGACTGGGACATTTACACAAAGGCTTTGACTAGTTTCATAGAAAGGTATCGGAATATAACTGCGGAACTGACTTCTTATCTGGAAACTGCCGATACCGATTCAGCAAAGAAAATAACGCACACACTGCGGGGTGTAGCTGGAAATCTTGTGCTTACAAATGTGTATGAAACGGCTATGAAAATTGATGATTTACTTAAAGATGGAAAGATTGACAACGCTAAAGAGTGCTTAAAAGACTTAGAGCAAACGCTGAGTGATGCGGCAAATTATGTTAAGACTATGGAATTACAAAAGACTGACACAGAACAGGAAATAAGGGAATTAAGCAAAGAAGAACTGAAAGAGGTTTTTACAAAAATATTAACCGCCTACGATCAATATAATCCCGATGAGGCTGAGCCTTTAATTAAAACGCTCAAGGGTGGGTTGCTGCATACTGATATGGTTGTTTCCATAGAGAAGAGTATTGAGGAGCTTGACTTTGGCAGGGCTAAAGAACAAACAATAAAGTTAATGGAAAGCCTTGAAATACATAACAACGGGTAATGCTAAACATTCTTCTTGTGTTACACAATAAAAAAATCTTGACAATTGCAAAATATTGTGTTATCATCACCCGAAATAGTTAGAACAGTTAGCACTCATCTATGATGAGTGCTAACAAAAACACTAAAATAAAACTAATGAAAGGAGCGTGCAGTATGAAGTTCAAACCCCTTAAAGAGCGTGTATTTGTAAGCTACAAGGACGAACTGGAAAAGACGGCCGGTGGTCTTTACGTGCCCGACACTGCCAGAGAAAAACCGCAGCGCGGTAAGGTTGAAGCAGTAGGGTCTGAGACCAAAGAGGTGAAGGTAGGAGACGAGGTGCTTTTTGATAAGTACTCCGGCTCAAAAGTCCAGATTGATGGTAAGGATTACCTGATTATCAAAGAAGAAGATATTTTAGGAATATTAGAATAAGGAGGATAAAGTACAATGGGAGCAAAACAATTAGCCTTTGATGAGACGGCAAGAAGGGAGATACTTGAGGGTATCACGATATTGACCAATGCCGTTAAGGCAACACTGGGGCCAAAGGGCAGGAATGTTATTCTGGATAAGAAATTTGGATCTCCACTTATAACCAAAGACGGCGTAACTGTCGCAAAAGAAATAGAGTTGAAAGAGCCATACCAAAACATGGGCGCTCAGCTTCTTAAAGAAGTAGCTTCAAAAACATCTGACACCGCAGGGGATGGCACAACCACTGCCACCGTGCTGGCTCATGCCATCTACAAAGAGGGTATGAAAAACGTCGTAGCCGGCGCTAACTCCATGGATTTAAAACGCGGTATTGAAAAAGCTGTTGAGGCAGTCGTAGGAAACCTTAAGAGCATTAGTAAGACGGTTTCCGATAAAAAAGAAATTGCTCAGGTAGGCACCATCTCTGCCAACAACGACTCAACAATTGGCGATCTGATAGCAAGCGCCATGGATAAGGTCGGAAAAGACGGCGTAATCACCGTTGAAGAGGCTAAGAGCATGACCACCTCGCTTGACTTTGTCGAGGGTATGCAGTTTGATAGAGGTTACATCTCCCCCTATTTTATAACTGATGCAGAGAGAATGGAGTGCATCTTAGAGGACTGTTTCATACTGCTGCACGACAAGAAGATTTCAAGCATGAAAGACCTGATTCCTCTTCTTGAACAAATTGCAAAGATGGGCAAACCGTTGCTTATTTTAGCCGAAGATGTTGAGGGAGAGG
Coding sequences:
- a CDS encoding co-chaperone GroES; this encodes MKFKPLKERVFVSYKDELEKTAGGLYVPDTAREKPQRGKVEAVGSETKEVKVGDEVLFDKYSGSKVQIDGKDYLIIKEEDILGILE
- a CDS encoding response regulator; amino-acid sequence: MIEEMFGKSIKTRLLVRFAALVIVLMVLTISTVATLLTDTLLQEASNDIAAYNTQCLDNFEQHINMMFDAIKNLSKNTLVINALIDPGERSNNLSKIVETFKIHGDISIVDFAGYTIYTNMNKPPEYSKLLQTRLSLASGSASTFLSDRGSIVFIVPIEYYRTPQGAIIFESDCLDLFFRTIQKERTYFYRFYAADKMIREVNFTKNESYITSKKSASSRNQNLANLRFTLEVGQLKAVYLQVVYDAVMKLSIIGVIFLLAALYITKKIGNSIADPILELCNKIEKAADNKEIRCSPTGTGDELETLAKTFDIRTDSLMAAYETLEDRVEKRTAELAKAKEAAEAASVAKSAFLANMSHEIRTPMNSVLGFLELVAEDAALNDKNRQYIATAAVSAKSLLRLINDILDISKLESGKVELETQVFNLKRLIKNIENSFEHQITQKKLFFNLNVDSALSEHFIGDPLRLTQIINNLVGNAVKFTDHGGVTLNVTPAEIDNTVMFSISDTGIGIPDDRMEHIFESFTQADSSTTRRFGGTGLGTTISKQLVALMGGHIWVESKVNKGSTFYFTVTLNPTELVASDTADIKELRTNRKFRILVAEDIEENLTLINIWLRRQGHRVETARNGYEAVERYKNGGFDIILMDMQMPVMDGLEATEHIRNMELETGRHIPIIALTASVTSDDNMIYIEKQVDEVVAKPIDFKILFDTMERLIQGDEVQTDNLQEHSETFHSTVIDTLKVMDLWGDWDIYTKALTSFIERYRNITAELTSYLETADTDSAKKITHTLRGVAGNLVLTNVYETAMKIDDLLKDGKIDNAKECLKDLEQTLSDAANYVKTMELQKTDTEQEIRELSKEELKEVFTKILTAYDQYNPDEAEPLIKTLKGGLLHTDMVVSIEKSIEELDFGRAKEQTIKLMESLEIHNNG